A window of the Lolium perenne isolate Kyuss_39 chromosome 7, Kyuss_2.0, whole genome shotgun sequence genome harbors these coding sequences:
- the LOC139834114 gene encoding anthocyanin 5-aromatic acyltransferase-like — translation MAPEPDNPVRVLGQCQVSPWPSPPAGKPRSLPLTFYDLAFWDVPPVQRLFFFDNTDLLGGPEFLLSELPLFEKSLAAALHHFYPLAGKLPCGMPETAAPKIVFSDGDSVRLTVAVGDDNFEDLAGDHARDTARLRALLPPLLRNGGGGGSRCSQDVFAVQMTVFPLAGICIGTTLHHAVCDGSSYVHFMRTWAAIHRLEHSGGMSMAAAPLFDRSAVRDTDGLREVFLSDHRAYAAAGDKGPHDGHHTSGTTELATFRFTDKLLRWLGKQVESETSARRCSPYALACGAMWAGIVHARGSSASFGFVTGCKPRASPPIPASYFGNCLGLCRVEEKVAAKQSCLETVTASAAAIWRAIEGLAEQGRVFRDARGWVKLVREYASARAVTVAGSPKLGVYAATDLGAPWGRPRKVEIVSVERTGALALAESGRDGDGGIEVGLALPRGEMEAFRAFYGELLVVAA, via the coding sequence ATGGCGCCGGAACCAGATAACCCGGTGAGGGTCCTGGGGCAGTGCCAGGTCTCGCCGTGGCCGTCGCCACCGGCAGGGAAGCCACGTTCGCTGCCACTCACATTCTACGACCTCGCCTTCTGGGACGTCCCGCCCGTGCAGCGCCTCTTCTTCTTCGACAACACAGACCTCCTCGGCGGCCCCGAGTTCCTCCTCAGCGAGCTGCCCCTGTTCGAGAAGTCCCTAGCCGCCGCGCTGCACCATTTTTATCCATTGGCCGGGAAGCTGCCATGTGGGATGCCAGAGACCGCGGCGCCCAAGATCGTCTTCTCGGACGGCGACTCTGTCCGCCTGACGGTGGCGGTTGGCGACGACAACTTCGAGGACCTCGCCGGCGACCACGCGCGCGACACCGCGAGGCTCCGTGCTCTACTGCCTCCGCTGCTGAgaaatggcggtggcggcggctctcgGTGCAGTCAGGATGTCTTCGCCGTACAGATGACCGTGTTTCCTCTCGCCGGCATCTGCATCGGCACAACGCTGCACCACGCAGTATGCGACGGTTCCAGCTACGTGCACTTCATGAGGACGTGGGCCGCCATCCACCGCCTGGAGCACAGCGGCGGGATGTCGATGGCGGCGGCCCCGCTGTTCGACCGCAGCGCCGTCCGAGACACCGACGGCCTCCGGGAGGTATTTCTCAGCGACCACCGGGCATACGCTGCAGCGGGGGACAAGGGGCCCCACGACGGCCACCACACCAGCGGCACCACGGAGCTCGCAACGTTCCGGTTCACAGACAAGTTGCTCCGTTGGCTGGGCAAGCAGGTGGAGTCCGAGACATCGGCGAGGCGGTGCTCGCCGTACGCGCTGGCATGCGGCGCGATGTGGGCAGGCATCGTGCACGCGCGCGGCAGCAGCGCCAGCTTCGGGTTTGTGACAGGGTGCAAGCCCCGCGCGAGCCCACCGATCCCGGCGAGCTACTTTGGGAACTGCCTGGGGCTCTGCCGCGTTGAGGAGAAGGTGGCGGCCAAGCAGAGCTGTCTCGAGACGGTCACCGCCTCGGCGGCGGCCATCTGGCGGGCTATCGAGGGTCTGGCGGAGCAGGGGCGGGTGTTCCGGGACGCGCGCGGGTGGGTGAAGCTCGTGCGGGAGTACGCGTCGGCGCGCGCGGTGACCGTGGCCGGGTCGCCGAAGCTGGGCGTGTACGCGGCGACGGATCTCGGGGCGCCGTGGGGAAGGCCGCGGAAGGTGGAGATCGTCTCGGTGGAGCGGACGGGGGCGCTGGCGCTGGCAGAGAGCGGCCGCGACGGGGACGGCGGCATCGAGGTCGGGCTGGCGCTGCCGCGCGGGGAGATGGAGGCGTTCCGCGCCTTCTACGGTGAACTGCTGGTTGTCGCAGCATGA